The DNA sequence CGCCTTGAAGAGTCGCAGATAACGCAGGGCCTGCAGCCGCATCGCCAGCAGGTTTTCGGTACGCGACTCCCCCTCGAATGTGCAGGCGAAACGCTGAATTTCGTCCCGGATTTCGCGGTTACTGGGAAGATCGGCCGGTTTGACCCAGCCCTGGCAGACCTTGCGGGCTGCTTTCATTTTGGCACGATAGTACTCGGTTTCCTTACGGGAATACATCAGTCGGGCCGCCTCAAAGACGATCTGGCGGCGCATTTTGCTGGAATTCATTCAAAAATCGGTGAACTTTCTCACCGTCGAATCGAAGTCACGCTGATTGGAAGATTTTACGGTATGACCTGACAGGCAGGTTCTTAGGGATTCTAGCCATCCTGCGACAAAAATCAATTTCGATTTATGAGAAACTGCCCACTTCGACGATTCATGACTCTGCCCGGGATCCATTTCAACCCGGAAATCACCCCCTGAAACGCCAGAAACCGGGGACCGCTGCTGCGCTGTCCCCGGTTTCAGTTGTTTGTTCAACGAGACTAATCCCCGAGTGCCTCGCGGCGGGCCTGTTCGGTCAGCTGATGGACTTTCGCTGCCACCCGCTCTTCGACCGATTCTTTAAACGGACCGGGATAAGATGAGTAAATCATCGCCCGGGCGCCTTCATAGCCTCCCTCTTTCAGGACCCGCAGGCTGGGCAGGTAGCCGAACACATGGTTCGAATAGCCGGCAACCCAGACAATCGGATCTGTCTCCCCCGCACCATGACCCGACTTCAGTTCTTTCTGGAAGCGATGCGAATAATCGACCACGGTCTCACCGCAGACCGCCACCAGTGTCAGGTCTTTTCCAAACTGAACCACCTGCAGCGGAAAAGCATATTCAGTCTGAATGCCGCCCCGTTCCTCCAGTTGTTCCAGCAGACGCGTCGCGTGACTGACTTCATACTTGTTGCCGCTATCTTTCTGCCTGAGCAGCTCTGCTTTGGTGGGGGGAGTCGCGAACTCCAGTTCCACATCTCCCATCGCCACGCCCAACGGACCATGAATCAGGCGAGGCTGTTTGACAGAGATGGCCGTCTCAACCGCATTGGCCAGCGCCCGTCCGTGCTGCTTCGCCAGGTCGAGTGTCCGTCGCGGGTAAGGATTCTGATCCCCGCCACACCCCATCATGAACATCGCCACGGTCCCCGGGTGATCAGCTTGCAGATATTCCTGGGCATAACCCGCGTAGTCACCGCAGAACTGGTAGAAACTGAGCGTCGTATTGTGACACGCATAACCGAACAGCACCGCCATCAGAGAACTGTCGGGCCGTTCGACCATCAGCACGGGCACCCGCTGATCGACGGGACCTTGAGGATGCGGACTGTTGATCACACCGTTCTCGGTAGGCAGGCGGCGGTTCATCGAAAAACCGGCGCGTCCATACGAATACTTGAGCACGGCTGGTTCCAGTTGGGGAAGGGCTTCCCCAATCGCAGCCACCAGTTTTCGCACCAGCTCCTGCGTGTAGACCCGCGCCTGGGCACCACGGTCGCCGCCCAGCCCCCGGCGGGAAGCTTTCTTTTCTCTCAGCTCCGGTCCGCAGTGCGTATGCGAGGCATTCATCAACAGTGCCGCCGCGGGAATCTGAAAATCTTCTTCCAGGCGGGCCGCAATCGGATCACGCAGAGCAGGGGTGATACCAATCAGGTCGGTCGTGATCATCACCAGTTTCTTGCCACGGCTGTCTTCCAGAATCAGCAGCTTGGCGTATAGATCGTGTACTTTCCCCTTGGAAGGTTCTGTGCGGGCTGCATAGCCAGCCATCCACATATCTTTCTCGGGAGTAATCACCACCGACGCCGCTACGGCTTTCCATTCGGTCTGCTGTTTCGCTTCGGCTGCTGACAGGAGACAATTCTCCCCGACCGTCACGGTTCCCATCAGAATCAGGACCAACAGATAGCGGTGTATTTTATTCTTCATCGGATCTCCCTGCAGTATTTATCAAATGTATTGGAAGTGGAGTCAGGCTCCACAGACCGGGCAATCGGAACGGCGCTGAATCCGGTTGCGGTGAAATGTCATGTCGCGCAGATCAAACATCAGCAGTTGATTGGCCAGTGTCTCTCCAAACCCGGCGAGTACCTTGATGGCCTCCATCGCGGCCATGCAACCCACGGTTCCCGAAACCGCACCAAACACGGGAAACTCCCGTTTCCAGGCCGGGGGATCATCGGGATACAGACAGGCCAGGCACCCGGTCTGACCGGGTAGAAAGGTCGTGATTTGTGCTTCGAGGTCGTACATCGCGCACTCGATCAGTGGTTTCTGCTGCAGAACGGACTGCCGATTCATGGCATATCGCTCGGGGAACAGCGGTGCACAGTCGACGATCAGATCTACCTGATCCACAATCGCCGCTGCATTCTCTTCCGAAATATTTTCCTGAATCGCCACCGTCTCCAGCCGTGGATTCAGTTCCTTCAAACGCCGCTCTGCGGATTCAACGCGTGGCTTTCCCAGCCAGTCATGCGTCATCAACAGCTGCCGGTTCAAGTCGCTCGGTTTTACATTCCCGGCATGAGCCAGGACCAGCTTGCCGACTCCCGCAGCCGCCAGTTCGTAAGCCACAACACTCCCCAGACCGCCACAACGTGAAACCAGCACCGACGCATTCTTCAGCTTCTCCTGCCCGGCTTCGCCGAACTCGGGCACCCAGATCTGCCACTCGTAAACGGCTCGTTCTTCATCTGTCAGGGGAGCGAAACCAGACATCATGTCTCCTTCAGGCTGAATTGCGTGAGGTCAGTTAAAAAGACGAGGATATCATCCTCCAGAGATCGGGGAAAGGATCGTAACGCTGTGATGCGGTTCGAGCGTCAGCGGTTCATCCCACAGCACCTGTTCATTGGATACAAACAACAGCATGGAAGGATGCAGGGCCTCGCCGGCAGGGAACAGCAGTGGCTTCAATGAATCGGCCCGTGACTCAGCCACGGTTTTGACCAGCTCCTGCAGCGTCGTGCCTGCGGGGACTTCGAATTCTTCTCTTCCAACGCCAGCCGCTTTTTTGACCTGGGCTGTATATTCGACCGCAATTTTCATGTTAGTGAGCTCTCGTGTCAGCTGTAGTTTCAGAAGGTTCCGTGGTCGGGCTGGTGACGGTTTTCTTCGGATTTCCGCCGGGCAGCATACTCAGCTTACCATTGTTGATCGTCAATTTCACATCCCCCAGCCGATCTGATTCGGAGATATTATGAGTGATATGCAACGCCGTCACACCGGTCACGTGCTGAACATTGATCAACAGATCACAGATTTCCCCGCGCGTATCTTCATCCAGTGCACTCAAGGGTTCATCCAGACACAGAATCGCGGGGCGGGCCGCAAGCGCGCGTCCCAGCGCCACCCGTTGTATCTCTCCACCGCTTAAACCGTGAGGTGTCCGGTTCAACAGTCCGGTGATCCCCAGCAGGTTCGCCAGTTCATCGACACGTTCGTCAATCTCACGTTGCTTCCACTTCCGGATTTCCAAAGCGAATGCCAGATTATCTTTAACCGTCATCGTATGGAACAGCACACCTTCCTGAGGTACATACCCGATCTCACGCTCAGCCGGTTTGGCATGAGTCATGTCTTTACCATTCAGGATGACTTCACCGGACTCGACCTTCTTCAGGCCGCAGATCGTCTCCAGAATGGTCGTCTTCCCGCTCCCCGTTTTCCCCATCAGCACGGCGTAATGCCCCTGAGGAATTTCAAAGCTGACGTCGTTCAGCCGGAAGTCACCCACTTGTACACAAAGGTTTTTTACCGAAATCATATTTCAACTTATCGGGCGACCAGTGCCGCCGGTTTTCAGATCGTTTTTCCAGTCGCGGTGCAGTCTACCGCCATATTTTATATTTATATCGCCGCCGAGCGTGTCAGACCAAACATGCGGGCAATCACCAGCACGATCAGGGCGGAAACGACCATAATCAGTGAAGCGGCTACGGCCCCCTCGATATTCCCCACGGTCAGTTCCAGAAACACGGTTGTCGGCAGCACCTCGGTTTTCATCCGGGTCGCCCCCGAGAAGATCAGAATCGGGCCAAATTCTCCCAGCGAGCGGGCCCACGCCAGGGTCGCTGCAGCCAGCAAACCCCGATAAGCCTGCGGAAAGACGACCCGCCAGAAAGCCTGCCCCCGGTTGCATCCCAGGGTCAACGCTACCTGTTCATAGCGAGGACCAATCTGGTCGAAAGTGACCCGCATCGTACGGACGGCAAAGGCACACGCCACCATGAACTGTGCAAGAATGATACTCGGAATTTCGTACGTCACCCCGATGGCCCGCCCAAACAGCACTTTCGTGATCTTGCGGATCAACTCATCCAGTGACTGTGTCTGGCCCGCGACGGCCGCTGCAGCCGCCTTGTCGTACACAATGC is a window from the Gimesia benthica genome containing:
- a CDS encoding neutral/alkaline non-lysosomal ceramidase N-terminal domain-containing protein; translation: MKNKIHRYLLVLILMGTVTVGENCLLSAAEAKQQTEWKAVAASVVITPEKDMWMAGYAARTEPSKGKVHDLYAKLLILEDSRGKKLVMITTDLIGITPALRDPIAARLEEDFQIPAAALLMNASHTHCGPELREKKASRRGLGGDRGAQARVYTQELVRKLVAAIGEALPQLEPAVLKYSYGRAGFSMNRRLPTENGVINSPHPQGPVDQRVPVLMVERPDSSLMAVLFGYACHNTTLSFYQFCGDYAGYAQEYLQADHPGTVAMFMMGCGGDQNPYPRRTLDLAKQHGRALANAVETAISVKQPRLIHGPLGVAMGDVELEFATPPTKAELLRQKDSGNKYEVSHATRLLEQLEERGGIQTEYAFPLQVVQFGKDLTLVAVCGETVVDYSHRFQKELKSGHGAGETDPIVWVAGYSNHVFGYLPSLRVLKEGGYEGARAMIYSSYPGPFKESVEERVAAKVHQLTEQARREALGD
- a CDS encoding HesA/MoeB/ThiF family protein, whose product is MMSGFAPLTDEERAVYEWQIWVPEFGEAGQEKLKNASVLVSRCGGLGSVVAYELAAAGVGKLVLAHAGNVKPSDLNRQLLMTHDWLGKPRVESAERRLKELNPRLETVAIQENISEENAAAIVDQVDLIVDCAPLFPERYAMNRQSVLQQKPLIECAMYDLEAQITTFLPGQTGCLACLYPDDPPAWKREFPVFGAVSGTVGCMAAMEAIKVLAGFGETLANQLLMFDLRDMTFHRNRIQRRSDCPVCGA
- a CDS encoding MoaD/ThiS family protein translates to MKIAVEYTAQVKKAAGVGREEFEVPAGTTLQELVKTVAESRADSLKPLLFPAGEALHPSMLLFVSNEQVLWDEPLTLEPHHSVTILSPISGG
- a CDS encoding ATP-binding cassette domain-containing protein, with amino-acid sequence MISVKNLCVQVGDFRLNDVSFEIPQGHYAVLMGKTGSGKTTILETICGLKKVESGEVILNGKDMTHAKPAEREIGYVPQEGVLFHTMTVKDNLAFALEIRKWKQREIDERVDELANLLGITGLLNRTPHGLSGGEIQRVALGRALAARPAILCLDEPLSALDEDTRGEICDLLINVQHVTGVTALHITHNISESDRLGDVKLTINNGKLSMLPGGNPKKTVTSPTTEPSETTADTRAH
- a CDS encoding ABC transporter permease, with translation MSASNSEEAPRTWKSRSDLPFYAVFVAVSAVYILLIVAMLAAETTYTTPGHIMRSFQKPEIRYAIWLSLVSCAITTVLSLWVSVPIGYLMSRHQFPGKTLIDAILDIPIVLPPLVIGLCLLILFQIQLPEFEWLNEMVAAKSGIVYDKAAAAAVAGQTQSLDELIRKITKVLFGRAIGVTYEIPSIILAQFMVACAFAVRTMRVTFDQIGPRYEQVALTLGCNRGQAFWRVVFPQAYRGLLAAATLAWARSLGEFGPILIFSGATRMKTEVLPTTVFLELTVGNIEGAVAASLIMVVSALIVLVIARMFGLTRSAAI